A genome region from Dendrosporobacter quercicolus includes the following:
- a CDS encoding NAD-dependent epimerase/dehydratase family protein, which translates to MNILVTGSAGFIAGYLVEELLQRGHSVVGIDNYSKYGPVEKSYDHHPHYHFVQGDVKDSKLLKELIAGCDQVVAIAAMIGGITYFHEYAYDLLAENERITAATFDAAIWARQHKKLQKINVLSSSMVYESTAVYPSPEGEQLCCPPPLSTYGFQKLACEYFAKGAWEQYQLPYTIIRPFNCVGTGERRAKNKKEILSGNVKLAMSHVVPDLVQKILKGQDPLHILGAGNQIRHYTYGGDLAEGIALCIENEQAVNEDFNLSTPVSTTVLELAEAIWNKVKGDKPFRYVTDTPFVYDVQKRIPAVEKAKNLLGFEAKSDLNVMLDEVIPWIKEQMKSGNM; encoded by the coding sequence GTGAACATCCTGGTTACAGGCTCAGCCGGCTTTATCGCCGGCTATCTGGTAGAAGAATTGTTGCAACGCGGTCATTCCGTTGTAGGAATTGATAACTATAGTAAATATGGTCCGGTGGAAAAATCCTATGATCATCATCCGCATTATCATTTTGTGCAAGGCGATGTTAAGGATAGCAAGTTGCTGAAAGAACTAATCGCCGGCTGTGATCAGGTTGTGGCGATTGCGGCGATGATTGGCGGGATCACGTATTTTCACGAATATGCTTATGATCTGCTCGCAGAAAATGAGCGCATTACGGCCGCTACCTTTGATGCCGCTATCTGGGCCCGTCAACACAAAAAATTACAAAAGATTAATGTTTTATCTTCTTCGATGGTTTACGAATCTACTGCTGTTTACCCCAGCCCGGAAGGAGAACAATTATGCTGCCCGCCGCCGCTGTCAACCTATGGATTTCAAAAGCTGGCGTGCGAGTATTTTGCCAAGGGGGCATGGGAACAATACCAACTTCCCTATACAATCATACGTCCCTTTAATTGCGTGGGAACCGGTGAACGACGGGCTAAAAATAAAAAGGAAATTCTTTCTGGCAATGTAAAACTGGCTATGAGCCATGTCGTACCCGACCTGGTGCAAAAGATTCTCAAGGGGCAGGATCCGCTGCATATTTTGGGAGCCGGTAATCAAATACGCCATTACACCTATGGCGGTGATTTGGCCGAGGGCATTGCGCTGTGCATTGAAAACGAACAAGCAGTTAACGAAGACTTCAATCTGTCAACACCGGTTTCAACAACTGTATTGGAGCTGGCGGAAGCTATTTGGAACAAGGTGAAGGGGGACAAGCCATTCCGCTACGTAACGGATACCCCTTTTGTGTATGATGTGCAAAAACGGATACCGGCCGTAGAAAAGGCGAAAAACTTGCTCGGATTTGAGGCTAAGTCGGATTTGAACGTCATGCTTGATGAAGTCATTCCCTGGATAAAAGAGCAAATGAAGTCAGGTAATATGTAA